In Ilumatobacter fluminis, the following proteins share a genomic window:
- a CDS encoding ABC transporter ATP-binding protein codes for MADQPTSGVHAGAGPSGPAPAGAAVRLDQICKRYGSVQACDNVDLVLRPGHVHGVLGENGAGKSTLMKILIGLVIPDSGTVTINGDRVRLRDPLDAAEHGIGMVHQHFSLVEPLRVWENVALGEDGKLHPSDVRDRIVEISDRYGLDVDPDAVVGELPVGMRQRVEIIKCLRRDPSIIIFDEPTSVLTPAESEQLFETLHQVVVGEGRAVALVSHKLDEILKATDEVTIMRQGRVVDHVATETVDASSLAAAMVGRSVSLRSERVALGVVDPALEGTEVPQTEHESTPEVLRLDHVTLRDREGRTILDGLDLNVRAGEIVGVAGVEGNGQRPLADILSSLTDIDEGEVRVAGQKVATGKAGAMATAGVAVIPEDRHDSGVVLDMSIAENLWLVDTKPVSRAGVLDHRKMNRTAEALIEEFEISCSGPDAPLFSLSGGNQQRVVLARELSNEPKVLVAAQPTRGLDVGAIEYMTDRLRRAAEDGVGVLLISSELEEILDLAHRIIVISDGRIIGEMDRQDADLERIGLMMGGQTV; via the coding sequence GTGGCTGATCAGCCCACCAGCGGTGTGCATGCGGGTGCCGGACCTTCGGGTCCGGCGCCCGCCGGCGCCGCCGTCCGACTCGACCAGATCTGCAAGCGCTACGGCAGCGTGCAGGCCTGCGACAACGTCGACCTCGTGCTTCGGCCCGGTCACGTCCACGGTGTGCTGGGCGAGAACGGCGCCGGCAAGTCGACGCTCATGAAGATCCTGATCGGCCTGGTCATCCCCGACTCGGGCACGGTCACCATCAACGGAGACCGCGTGCGTCTCCGTGACCCGCTCGACGCCGCCGAACACGGCATCGGCATGGTGCACCAGCACTTCAGCCTCGTCGAACCCCTCCGGGTGTGGGAGAACGTCGCCCTCGGCGAGGACGGCAAGCTCCACCCCTCCGACGTGCGTGACCGCATCGTCGAAATCTCAGATCGCTATGGCCTCGACGTCGACCCCGACGCCGTGGTCGGTGAGCTCCCCGTCGGCATGCGTCAGCGGGTCGAGATCATCAAGTGCCTCCGCCGCGACCCGTCGATCATCATCTTCGACGAGCCGACGTCGGTGCTCACCCCCGCAGAGAGCGAGCAGCTCTTCGAAACCCTCCACCAGGTCGTCGTCGGCGAAGGGCGCGCCGTCGCGCTCGTCAGCCACAAGCTCGACGAGATCCTGAAGGCGACCGACGAGGTCACGATCATGCGGCAGGGCCGCGTCGTCGACCACGTGGCGACCGAGACGGTCGACGCATCGAGCCTCGCAGCAGCGATGGTCGGCCGGTCCGTCTCGCTGCGCTCCGAGCGCGTGGCGCTCGGCGTCGTCGACCCCGCGCTCGAGGGCACCGAGGTGCCCCAGACCGAGCACGAGTCGACCCCGGAGGTCCTCCGTCTCGACCACGTGACCCTCCGCGACCGAGAAGGGCGCACGATCCTCGACGGCCTCGATCTGAACGTCCGTGCCGGCGAGATCGTCGGCGTCGCCGGCGTCGAGGGCAACGGCCAGCGACCGCTCGCCGACATCTTGTCGAGCCTCACCGACATCGATGAGGGCGAGGTTCGCGTGGCCGGCCAGAAGGTCGCCACCGGCAAAGCGGGTGCGATGGCCACCGCAGGCGTCGCCGTCATCCCCGAGGATCGCCACGACTCCGGCGTCGTGCTCGACATGTCGATCGCCGAGAACCTGTGGCTCGTCGACACCAAGCCGGTCTCGCGAGCCGGTGTGCTCGACCACCGCAAGATGAACCGCACCGCCGAAGCACTGATCGAGGAGTTCGAGATCAGCTGCTCGGGCCCCGACGCCCCGCTCTTCTCGCTCTCGGGCGGCAACCAGCAACGCGTCGTGTTGGCGCGCGAACTCTCGAACGAACCGAAGGTGCTCGTCGCAGCGCAGCCCACACGAGGGCTCGACGTCGGCGCGATCGAGTACATGACCGACCGACTCCGCCGCGCCGCCGAAGACGGTGTCGGCGTGCTCCTCATCTCGAGCGAACTCGAAGAGATCCTCGACCTCGCCCACCGGATCATCGTCATCTCCGACGGTCGCATCATCGGCGAGATGGATCGGCAGGACGCCGACCTCGAGCGCATCGGTCTGATGATGGGAGGCCAGACCGTATGA
- a CDS encoding ABC transporter permease → MTVEPGNMTAQQVAGGESHPTEHHHGVGSDDFKPEMGTDGTLTEEPHHPNPATPTADRFKAIGEVVFLYAICIAAALGLSALLVEVTGGSSSEVFNALLDGSIRGPGRIGATIGVAVPLLLVAIGTIVSNRAGLVNIGQEGQLYIGAAFGAYFGTKLGFSGPWVIVLLLAASVVGGALWAGIAGVLRYTRNVPEVLTTLLLVTIAAQLVGYGLKNQWLLLAPAEGRANRQQISQQLPDNTRIPRIELFGNEFPISAFIAIALAFLIAAAMARTVWGLRLRMLGHNPRTAQRAGVAASRYGGGALLVSGAFAGLAGGMMLAGGDFGNYTLVPGFPANIGWTGLLVALVSRQRASVAIVIAFVFACLRTGSGFLAATGVERRITDVVQGLLVLALLIPPALLFLRQRRRQMNSGGDRT, encoded by the coding sequence ATGACGGTCGAACCAGGCAACATGACCGCTCAGCAGGTCGCCGGCGGCGAGTCGCACCCGACCGAACACCACCACGGTGTCGGCTCCGACGACTTCAAGCCCGAGATGGGCACCGACGGCACCCTCACCGAGGAGCCGCATCACCCCAACCCGGCGACACCGACGGCCGACCGCTTCAAGGCGATCGGCGAGGTCGTCTTCCTCTATGCCATCTGCATCGCTGCTGCGCTCGGCCTCTCGGCACTGCTCGTCGAGGTCACCGGCGGCTCGTCGTCGGAGGTGTTCAACGCGCTGCTCGACGGCAGCATCCGCGGGCCGGGCCGCATCGGTGCCACCATCGGCGTGGCGGTGCCGTTGCTGCTCGTCGCGATCGGCACGATCGTCTCGAACCGGGCCGGCCTGGTGAACATCGGCCAGGAGGGTCAGCTGTACATCGGCGCAGCGTTCGGCGCCTACTTCGGCACCAAGCTCGGTTTTTCCGGACCGTGGGTGATCGTGCTGCTGCTGGCCGCCAGCGTGGTGGGCGGCGCTCTCTGGGCCGGCATCGCCGGCGTGTTGCGGTACACCCGCAACGTCCCCGAAGTGCTCACCACCCTGCTGCTGGTCACGATCGCCGCACAGCTGGTCGGATACGGCCTCAAGAACCAGTGGCTGTTGCTCGCTCCGGCCGAGGGCCGAGCGAATCGACAGCAGATCAGCCAGCAGCTCCCCGACAACACCCGCATCCCACGCATCGAGTTGTTCGGCAACGAGTTCCCGATCTCGGCATTCATCGCGATCGCGCTCGCGTTCCTGATCGCCGCCGCCATGGCCCGCACGGTGTGGGGTCTCCGGCTCCGGATGCTCGGTCACAACCCCCGCACCGCGCAACGGGCCGGTGTCGCCGCATCCCGGTACGGCGGCGGCGCCCTGCTCGTCTCCGGTGCGTTCGCCGGCCTGGCCGGCGGCATGATGCTCGCAGGCGGCGACTTCGGCAACTACACCCTCGTGCCCGGCTTTCCCGCCAACATCGGCTGGACCGGACTCCTCGTCGCACTGGTGTCGCGTCAGCGCGCATCGGTCGCGATCGTCATCGCCTTCGTCTTCGCCTGCCTGCGCACCGGATCGGGCTTCCTTGCTGCAACCGGCGTCGAGCGACGCATCACCGACGTGGTGCAGGGCCTGCTCGTCCTGGCCCTCCTCATCCCCCCGGCGCTGTTGTTCTTGCGACAACGACGACGCCAGATGAACAGCGGAGGTGACCGGACGTGA
- a CDS encoding ABC transporter permease, giving the protein MIDFLSAIGDVLTSEAAYINALTFAVFLAFGATGEWVAERSGTLNISLEGMFLAGAFSAAMGMHQTGNEVVAVLSGIVGGVAVAAVQANMSHRLVANQFVVGLTLNILVLGLTSFLASELDPVTSQADSQRIPLLADIPLVGAALFDRTWIFYLIYAVVPICWWIVFRTRWGLELRATGENPQSADVSGIDVNKRRRESIYVTGVTAGIGGAYLVLGAVGQFEDSIVGGRGFIALIAVIFGGWTLRGTIAGCLLFGAVLSFRLSLPALGYELNGDLLTSLPFVVTIVAMSIFASRVRPPASLAQPFIRGLK; this is encoded by the coding sequence GTGATCGACTTCCTCAGCGCCATCGGCGACGTCCTGACGTCGGAGGCGGCCTACATCAACGCCCTCACGTTCGCGGTCTTCCTCGCCTTCGGTGCCACCGGTGAATGGGTGGCCGAACGGTCGGGCACCCTCAACATCTCGCTCGAGGGCATGTTCCTCGCCGGCGCCTTCTCGGCCGCCATGGGCATGCACCAGACGGGCAACGAGGTGGTCGCCGTGTTGTCCGGCATCGTCGGCGGCGTGGCCGTCGCCGCCGTACAGGCGAACATGAGCCACCGGCTCGTCGCCAACCAGTTCGTGGTCGGCCTGACCCTCAACATCCTCGTGCTCGGACTCACCAGCTTCCTGGCGTCCGAACTCGACCCCGTGACGAGCCAGGCCGATTCGCAGCGCATCCCGCTCCTGGCGGACATCCCGCTCGTCGGCGCCGCGCTGTTCGACCGAACGTGGATCTTCTACCTGATCTACGCCGTCGTCCCGATCTGCTGGTGGATCGTCTTCCGGACCCGTTGGGGGCTCGAACTGCGAGCCACCGGCGAGAACCCTCAGTCGGCCGACGTGAGCGGCATCGACGTCAACAAGCGACGTCGGGAGAGCATCTACGTCACGGGCGTCACCGCCGGCATCGGCGGTGCGTACCTCGTACTCGGCGCGGTCGGCCAGTTCGAGGACTCGATCGTCGGCGGACGTGGCTTCATCGCCCTGATCGCAGTCATCTTCGGTGGGTGGACGCTGCGCGGCACGATCGCCGGCTGTCTGCTGTTCGGTGCCGTGCTGTCGTTCCGCTTGTCGCTCCCGGCACTCGGCTACGAGCTCAACGGTGACCTGCTGACCTCGTTGCCGTTCGTGGTGACGATCGTCGCCATGTCGATCTTCGCCAGCCGGGTCCGCCCGCCGGCGTCGCTCGCCCAACCATTCATCCGCGGTCTCAAGTAG
- a CDS encoding VOC family protein yields the protein MTETQTGTAAEQTSKIPTLLTHIALPVRDLGATLAFYERYTNLAVIHERHDPETDLRTAWLANERDRTTDGAARFVIVLIEGKLPTKITGDIQEQYGFLTSISHLGLSLDSREEVDRIAEMAKEEGCLLLGPMYRNEVVGYICIVTDPDGNNLEFSVEQVLG from the coding sequence ATGACCGAAACCCAGACCGGCACCGCCGCCGAACAGACGTCGAAGATCCCGACGCTGCTCACCCACATCGCACTGCCGGTGCGAGACCTCGGCGCCACGCTGGCGTTCTACGAGCGGTACACGAACCTGGCCGTCATCCACGAGCGTCACGACCCGGAGACCGACCTGCGCACTGCGTGGCTCGCCAACGAGCGTGACCGCACGACCGACGGAGCGGCCCGCTTCGTGATCGTGCTGATCGAGGGCAAGCTCCCGACCAAGATCACCGGCGACATCCAGGAGCAGTACGGCTTCCTCACCTCGATCAGCCACCTCGGACTGTCGCTCGACAGCCGCGAGGAGGTCGATCGGATCGCCGAGATGGCGAAGGAAGAGGGCTGTCTCCTGCTCGGCCCGATGTACCGCAACGAGGTCGTCGGCTACATCTGCATCGTCACCGACCCCGACGGCAACAACCTCGAGTTCTCCGTCGAGCAGGTGCTCGGGTGA
- a CDS encoding mandelate racemase/muconate lactonizing enzyme family protein, whose protein sequence is MKTAPSIARIDTFPCTYGTDRERMSFLYVRVTADDGSVGWGEVCDSYGCSYAGVLAHLIDEVFAPLIVGQPLVSVDLLADRMRLFTRRRLGDAWIAPQARSGIEIALWDLAGQAAGRSISELLGRTADHVEVYGSCGFLEEGPAEHHYEVIRPLLDRGVRKIKVRTGPEWHSDLDTLRKLRPMLGADVELMVDASETYTLPTARALAEALTEFDVRWIEEPLPQSERAGIEALVAHSPVPVAYGEHMFGLDDALDALRRRQLDVLQPDAATAGGISEARKMATAAPAYGVRVVPHVCSGPAALAANLHLAASVPAIRLVEYPPTLLPVWETFGDGAPLGLDSIVDGTLPVPTAPGLGVSISETACADHPYEAPGARVAGTTTGLPDRFVGDR, encoded by the coding sequence GTGAAGACCGCACCGTCGATCGCTCGGATCGACACGTTCCCGTGCACGTACGGCACCGACCGTGAGCGCATGTCGTTCCTCTACGTGCGCGTCACCGCCGACGACGGCAGCGTCGGGTGGGGCGAGGTGTGCGACAGCTACGGCTGCTCCTACGCCGGCGTCCTCGCCCACCTGATCGACGAGGTCTTCGCCCCGCTGATCGTCGGCCAACCGCTCGTGTCGGTCGACCTGCTCGCGGACCGCATGCGCCTGTTCACCCGACGGCGACTCGGCGACGCCTGGATCGCACCCCAAGCCCGTTCCGGCATCGAGATCGCACTGTGGGACCTCGCCGGCCAGGCCGCCGGACGATCGATCTCCGAACTGCTCGGCCGCACCGCCGACCACGTCGAGGTGTACGGATCGTGTGGCTTCCTCGAGGAAGGCCCGGCCGAACACCACTACGAGGTGATCCGCCCCCTGCTCGATCGCGGCGTGCGCAAGATCAAGGTCCGCACCGGCCCCGAATGGCACTCCGACCTCGACACCCTGCGCAAACTCCGTCCGATGCTGGGCGCCGACGTCGAGTTGATGGTCGACGCCAGCGAGACGTACACGCTGCCGACCGCTCGCGCCCTCGCCGAAGCGCTCACCGAGTTCGACGTGCGATGGATCGAGGAGCCGCTGCCGCAGTCGGAACGGGCGGGCATCGAAGCACTCGTCGCCCACTCCCCCGTTCCCGTCGCCTACGGGGAGCACATGTTCGGCCTCGACGACGCACTCGACGCGCTTCGCCGACGCCAACTCGACGTGCTCCAGCCCGACGCCGCCACCGCCGGCGGCATCAGCGAGGCTCGCAAGATGGCGACGGCTGCGCCGGCCTACGGCGTGCGGGTCGTCCCCCACGTCTGTTCCGGTCCGGCGGCGCTCGCCGCCAACCTGCATCTCGCTGCCAGCGTCCCGGCGATCCGACTCGTCGAGTACCCGCCGACGCTGCTGCCCGTGTGGGAGACGTTCGGCGACGGAGCCCCGCTCGGTCTCGACTCGATCGTCGACGGCACGCTCCCCGTCCCGACCGCCCCCGGCCTCGGCGTCTCCATCAGCGAGACCGCCTGCGCTGACCATCCGTACGAAGCACCCGGCGCCCGCGTCGCCGGCACCACGACCGGCCTGCCCGACCGATTCGTCGGCGACCGCTGA
- a CDS encoding HD domain-containing protein, with translation MTDDTIVSTDEIAAARERVSVPGSPGFEGEIGGSMAEFSAEYMTYIEDYLDDDLKVVGDRMMAMLRSMDQLHQGFAVSQLDHALQTATRAERDGASDDMIVASLCHDVGKTFSNMNHPAIAAEMLRPWVSDEAYWVVKYHQDFQGRHYYGRIGMDPEMRRKHLGHEHYAMAERFADDWDQTAFDPDYEAETLDHFEPLVRKVFSRTPRRG, from the coding sequence ATGACCGACGACACCATCGTGTCAACCGACGAGATCGCTGCGGCGCGCGAGCGCGTGTCCGTGCCCGGCTCCCCCGGCTTCGAGGGCGAGATCGGCGGCAGCATGGCGGAGTTCTCCGCCGAGTACATGACCTACATCGAGGACTATCTCGACGACGACCTCAAGGTCGTCGGCGACCGCATGATGGCCATGCTCCGGTCGATGGACCAGCTCCACCAGGGGTTCGCCGTGAGCCAGCTCGACCACGCGCTCCAGACCGCCACCCGCGCCGAGCGCGACGGCGCCAGCGACGACATGATCGTCGCGTCGCTGTGCCACGACGTCGGCAAGACCTTCTCGAACATGAACCACCCGGCGATCGCAGCGGAGATGTTGCGCCCGTGGGTGAGCGACGAGGCGTACTGGGTCGTGAAGTACCACCAGGACTTCCAGGGCCGCCACTACTACGGCCGGATCGGCATGGACCCCGAGATGCGCCGCAAGCATCTCGGTCACGAGCACTACGCGATGGCAGAGCGGTTCGCCGACGACTGGGACCAGACCGCCTTCGACCCCGACTACGAAGCCGAGACGCTCGACCACTTCGAACCGCTCGTGCGCAAGGTGTTCTCGCGCACGCCCCGTCGCGGCTGA
- a CDS encoding AMP-binding protein yields the protein MTATTTHTFVDLWSSAVAHRGGAPFLTFEGPSGDVTDWTYDEFDQVVARTAAALAERGVESGSSVHLALTNSPTFIAVWVATLRLGGWIVPSDPMGRTPEFAEHIDRTSPAVGVCAASRADTYLPAAGGRPVIQIDEADASFEWLPADGVGEWPDVQATDRAAVMFTSGTTGRPKGVEITQANYAFAGTTMASAADLGADDRQIVVLPLFHANAQYYSFASAIAVGASVALMHTFSASGFIPQAARHRATHASLFAGPIRMILARGGPLDPSDGELQLRHCWFAQNLGDDQFETFGEWIGCRPRQLYGMTETIPAVLTDTTDDPRPDSMGTVTDGCILEIHDEHGNRCPVDTVGEIVVGGRPGHELFAGYLDDPATTEASFRGAWFRTGDRASFDAEGRHHFDGRRADVLKVSGENVSVVEVEAVVGSHAEVHEVVVVGAPDPIRDEVPVAFVVPTESADRNGLESRLDAWAAERLGKAKQPRHYEIVDDLPRTSVGKIRKFLLADAAATVAASTSPTPNQNPEQKS from the coding sequence ATGACCGCGACGACCACCCACACGTTCGTGGACCTGTGGTCGTCCGCGGTCGCGCACCGTGGCGGCGCCCCGTTCCTCACGTTCGAGGGGCCGTCCGGCGACGTGACCGACTGGACGTACGACGAGTTCGACCAGGTCGTGGCGCGCACCGCTGCGGCCCTGGCCGAACGCGGCGTCGAGTCCGGCTCGTCGGTCCATCTCGCGCTCACCAACTCCCCCACGTTCATCGCGGTCTGGGTCGCGACCCTCCGCCTCGGCGGCTGGATCGTCCCGTCCGACCCGATGGGCCGGACGCCCGAGTTCGCCGAACACATCGACCGCACCTCCCCCGCGGTCGGTGTGTGCGCGGCGAGTCGGGCCGACACCTATCTCCCCGCGGCCGGTGGCCGCCCCGTGATCCAGATCGACGAGGCCGACGCCTCGTTCGAGTGGCTGCCGGCCGACGGTGTCGGCGAATGGCCCGACGTGCAGGCGACCGATCGTGCGGCGGTGATGTTCACCAGCGGCACGACCGGTCGACCGAAGGGCGTCGAGATCACTCAGGCGAATTACGCCTTCGCCGGCACGACGATGGCATCGGCTGCCGACCTCGGCGCCGACGACCGCCAGATCGTCGTGCTCCCCCTGTTCCACGCGAACGCCCAGTACTACTCGTTCGCCAGTGCGATCGCGGTCGGCGCCTCGGTGGCGTTGATGCACACGTTCTCGGCGAGCGGCTTCATCCCGCAGGCGGCGCGCCACCGAGCGACCCACGCCAGCCTGTTCGCCGGCCCGATCCGGATGATCCTGGCCCGCGGCGGCCCGCTCGACCCGTCCGACGGCGAGTTGCAGCTGCGTCACTGCTGGTTCGCCCAGAACCTCGGCGACGACCAGTTCGAGACGTTCGGCGAGTGGATCGGTTGTCGCCCCCGCCAGCTCTACGGCATGACCGAGACGATTCCGGCGGTCCTCACCGACACGACCGACGACCCGAGGCCCGACTCGATGGGCACCGTCACCGACGGCTGCATCCTCGAGATCCACGACGAGCACGGCAACCGGTGCCCGGTCGACACGGTGGGTGAGATCGTCGTCGGCGGTCGGCCCGGCCACGAGCTGTTCGCGGGCTACCTCGACGACCCGGCGACGACCGAGGCGTCGTTCCGTGGTGCCTGGTTCCGCACCGGCGACCGGGCGTCGTTCGATGCCGAGGGGCGCCACCACTTCGACGGCCGACGCGCCGACGTCCTGAAGGTCTCGGGCGAGAATGTGTCCGTGGTCGAGGTCGAAGCGGTCGTCGGCAGCCACGCCGAAGTTCACGAGGTCGTGGTCGTCGGCGCACCCGACCCGATCCGCGACGAGGTGCCCGTGGCGTTCGTCGTCCCGACCGAGTCGGCCGACCGCAACGGTCTCGAGTCGCGACTCGACGCCTGGGCCGCCGAACGGCTCGGCAAGGCCAAACAGCCACGCCACTACGAGATCGTCGACGACCTGCCCCGCACCAGCGTCGGCAAGATCCGAAAATTCCTCCTCGCCGACGCCGCGGCAACGGTCGCCGCGTCGACGTCCCCGACCCCCAACCAGAACCCGGAGCAGAAGTCATGA
- a CDS encoding aromatic ring-hydroxylating oxygenase subunit alpha, with product MTIEHTTAPALPEGIDAAFLDEMQRSTTDVATAITLPPQLYTSAEALAFEREAIYAKEWLCVGRVERIPNPGDWFTVTICDEPIIVARDKQGEINAMSAVCQHRAMQVCDGEGNGTTFKCPYHHWNYALDGRLLGAPAMERTEGFDKSEWGLPRLAVELWQGFVFVNMDVDAAPLAPTLTSYTPYLDNYHLEDAVCPGTFTLEDMPWNWKVMFENFNDGYHANRLHQYVQDFCPSNMSEFPVEWSDDNNVIFREGGYTHMDGGFNATHHSIMPVFPDLTEEERTRSTFALVPPTLCLGTAPDQAFFFLVRPKGPETIDVEIGYIFHPSALDDPLFEHKLKLADVGVQVFVEQDQDATTKVQRGLRSRFAPRGRYSWQEESHVNFNRWLVKRYREQING from the coding sequence ATGACGATCGAACACACCACCGCCCCGGCACTGCCCGAGGGCATCGACGCTGCGTTCCTCGACGAGATGCAGCGCTCGACCACCGACGTGGCGACGGCGATCACGTTGCCGCCCCAGCTCTACACCTCCGCCGAGGCGCTCGCGTTCGAGCGCGAGGCGATCTACGCCAAGGAATGGCTGTGCGTCGGTCGCGTCGAGCGGATCCCGAACCCGGGCGACTGGTTCACCGTCACCATCTGTGACGAGCCGATCATCGTCGCCCGCGACAAGCAGGGCGAGATCAACGCCATGTCGGCCGTGTGCCAGCACCGTGCGATGCAGGTGTGCGACGGCGAGGGGAACGGCACGACCTTCAAGTGCCCCTACCACCACTGGAACTACGCCCTCGACGGCCGTCTGCTGGGTGCGCCGGCGATGGAGCGGACCGAGGGTTTCGACAAGTCGGAGTGGGGACTCCCCCGCCTGGCCGTCGAGCTCTGGCAGGGCTTCGTGTTCGTCAACATGGACGTCGACGCCGCCCCGCTCGCCCCGACCCTCACCTCGTACACCCCGTACCTCGACAACTATCACCTCGAGGACGCCGTGTGCCCCGGCACCTTCACGCTCGAGGACATGCCGTGGAACTGGAAGGTGATGTTCGAGAACTTCAACGACGGCTACCACGCCAACCGTCTCCACCAGTACGTCCAGGACTTCTGCCCGAGCAACATGAGCGAGTTCCCCGTGGAGTGGAGTGACGACAACAACGTCATCTTCCGCGAGGGTGGGTACACCCACATGGACGGCGGTTTCAACGCCACCCACCACTCGATCATGCCGGTCTTCCCCGACCTGACCGAGGAGGAGCGCACCCGCTCCACGTTCGCCCTGGTGCCGCCGACGCTGTGCCTCGGCACGGCTCCCGATCAGGCGTTCTTCTTCCTCGTGCGGCCGAAGGGGCCCGAGACGATCGACGTCGAGATCGGCTACATCTTCCATCCGTCGGCACTCGACGATCCGCTGTTCGAGCACAAACTCAAGCTCGCCGACGTGGGTGTGCAGGTGTTCGTCGAACAGGACCAGGACGCCACCACCAAGGTGCAGCGTGGGCTTCGCTCCCGCTTCGCCCCGCGTGGCCGCTACTCGTGGCAGGAAGAGAGCCACGTCAACTTCAACCGCTGGCTGGTCAAGCGCTACCGCGAACAGATCAACGGCTGA
- a CDS encoding BMP family ABC transporter substrate-binding protein: protein MTITNPPTSRSRWRRAALSVVALSLVAAACGGDDDDSSDDTEAAETTDAPDDTETTDAPDDTETTDAPDDTETTDAPEATDAPSGETTDLDANGDGEVRIGIAAAGPRDDGAYYQAVVDAAETFSAENGWGEVIVVDNIQAADAATELANLAQQPIDIMIVGASEIAEPMPDLAEEYSDIFWYCNCGAGFPESEFYLQSQDNGAGIAYTAGVATGIALRDSGGDSVAFLGCCDLGFEIQHYLAYQLGLESVDESLTFTYVPTGDFPFDFDNIQNASAAYENAVAEGADAIYPYLGGAHEPIVQLANEGGQIVLSAGASDVCTREGDLSWDIAVRFDGGDYVREIFPQILDGSAQEGDIIVYSPGEEPDVAGAVICDATPEQQAEMDEAYALVASGDLDANFGEIAAEAFGG from the coding sequence ATGACCATCACCAACCCACCCACCAGCCGTTCCCGCTGGCGACGAGCCGCACTCTCCGTGGTGGCCCTGTCGTTGGTGGCCGCGGCATGCGGTGGCGACGACGACGATTCGTCGGACGACACCGAGGCCGCCGAGACCACGGATGCGCCCGACGACACCGAGACGACCGACGCACCGGACGACACCGAGACCACGGATGCGCCCGACGACACGGAAACGACCGACGCACCCGAGGCCACCGACGCACCGTCGGGCGAGACGACCGACCTCGACGCCAACGGCGACGGTGAGGTGCGCATCGGTATCGCCGCTGCGGGCCCCCGTGACGACGGCGCCTACTACCAGGCCGTCGTCGACGCCGCCGAGACCTTCTCCGCCGAGAACGGCTGGGGCGAGGTCATCGTCGTCGACAACATCCAGGCGGCCGACGCGGCCACCGAGCTCGCCAACCTCGCCCAGCAGCCGATCGACATCATGATCGTCGGCGCCAGCGAGATCGCCGAGCCGATGCCCGACCTGGCCGAGGAGTACAGCGACATCTTCTGGTACTGCAACTGCGGCGCCGGCTTCCCCGAGAGCGAGTTCTACTTGCAGAGCCAGGACAACGGTGCGGGCATCGCCTACACGGCCGGCGTCGCGACGGGCATCGCCCTGCGTGACAGCGGCGGCGATTCGGTCGCATTCCTGGGCTGCTGCGATCTCGGCTTCGAGATCCAGCACTACCTGGCGTATCAGCTCGGCCTCGAGTCCGTCGACGAGTCGCTCACCTTCACCTACGTGCCGACCGGTGACTTCCCGTTCGACTTCGACAACATCCAGAACGCGTCGGCTGCCTACGAGAACGCCGTCGCCGAGGGTGCCGATGCCATCTACCCGTACCTCGGTGGCGCCCACGAGCCCATCGTGCAGCTCGCCAACGAGGGCGGCCAGATCGTGCTGAGCGCCGGTGCCTCCGACGTCTGCACCCGTGAGGGCGACCTCTCGTGGGACATCGCGGTCCGCTTCGACGGTGGCGACTACGTGCGTGAGATCTTCCCGCAGATCCTCGACGGCAGCGCCCAGGAAGGCGACATCATCGTCTACTCGCCGGGCGAGGAGCCCGACGTGGCCGGCGCCGTCATCTGCGACGCCACCCCCGAGCAGCAGGCCGAGATGGACGAGGCCTACGCCCTCGTCGCCAGTGGCGACCTCGACGCCAACTTCGGCGAGATCGCCGCTGAGGCGTTCGGTGGCTGA